GATTTCCACACGCTCCCGTCCCCTGGGCCTGCGACCGCGCCGTTATCGGCTCGAACGATCCCGGGCCCTGTGGATAACCGCGGACCCTTTTCAGCAAGGAACGTTGAAATGGCTGTCCAATCGCTGCCCGTAGAAGGAACCGAGCGGCTCTGGGCCCAGGTTCTTTCACTCGTTCAGGACCGCATCGGCAGTGCTCAGACTTTCGACACCTGGTTCCGGCCGATCACGCCGCGCGTGATGGGACCAACGCTCGTCGAGCTCGAGGTTCCAAACGCGTTTTTCGTCGACTGGATCCACGAGCACCACCTTCCCATGCTGCGAGACTGTCTCGCATCGGTATTCGGGGCCGCGCCCGAAGTGCGGCTGCTCCCCTGCGAGATCGAGTCCGGCGCCGCTCCTCCCCCGCCGCTTCCGAGGCCGCCGGTCGAGCGCGCGCGGCCGGCGCGCGGCTGGCTCGACAGCCAGCTCAATCCGCGCCACACCTTCGAGACCTTCATCGTCGGTGGCGGTAATCGATTCACTCATGCCGCCTGTGTCGCGGTCGCCGAGCGGCCGGCCGAGGACTACAACCCGCTCTTCATCTTCGCCGGCTCCGGTCTCGGCAAGACGCACCTGCTCCATGCCATCGGCCACGAAGTGCGTGCGCGCCACGCCGACGCTCGGGTCACCTACGTGCCCGCCGAGCGTTTCACCAACGAGATGATCTACGCGATCCAGCACGGCCAGACGCTGGCGTTCCGAAACAAGTATCGAAACGTGGACGTCCTGTTGATCGACGATATTCAGTTTCTGGCGGGAAAGGAGAGCACGCAGGAGGAGTTCTTCTACACGTTCAACACGCTGCGCGACGCGCACAAGCAGATCGTGGTGACCGCCGACAAGCCGCCCAAGGACATTCCGATGCTCGAAGAGCGGCTGACTTCGCGCTTCAATCAGGGGCTGATCACCGACGTCAAGCATCCCGACGTCGAAACGCGCATCGCGATCCTGCGCAATCGCTGCGCACTCGAGGGCGACGGCCTGCATCTGGCCGATGACATCCTGCTGCTTATCGCCGACCGCATCCGCACCAACATCCGCGACCTCGAGGGCTGTCTGGTGCGATTGATGGCGGTCGCGTCATTGACCCAGCAGGAGATCACCCCCGATCTGGCCGAGGAAGTGCTGCAGCAGTACGTCCATCCCGAGCCGGACCACACCACGCCCGAGCGCATTCTCACCACGGTCGCGGAGCGCTACAGCGTGAGGGTCGATGCCTTGTGCGGGAAGCGGCGGACGCGAAATATCGTGCTGCCTCGGCAGGTCGCGATGTACCTGGCACGCCAGCTCACGGATCTTTCGCTGGTCGAGATCGGTCGCATGTTCGGCGGAAGGGACCACACCACCGTGCTCTACGCCTGCGAGAAGGTCGGCGGCATGATCTCTGCGGATCCGTCATTCGCCGATCGGATCAACGGCGTGATTTCCACGCTGGCCTCCGGATGAGCTGTGGATAGCCGGGGGAGAACGGTGGAGAACCCTCCGCATCGCCCCTGGAACCTGAGTCGCGGTGAGCAAACAGGCCTTTCCTCCACAGCCGGGAGACCCGAAGCAACCCGTTCTCGCGAGCCCGTTTGGAACCCAGATATCGAGCTTCTCAAGACCCTCCACAGCCCCTACGACTACTAGGTTCTTTCTTGTTATGCTCCAATATCTTAGACGTACTCAAATTGCTTGCAGCCAGGGGGTGACCCGCCTATGATGCAGCCCCGAACCATGAGCCCCTCTGCCGGTACCGCCTCCGCACCTGGAACCAGTGGCCGGACTTCGACTTCCCAGCCGAACGGGAAGGACGAAATCCAGCTCTCCATCCAGCAGGGCGACCTCGCCTTCGCCGTGTCCCGCGCGCTGGCCTCGGTCTCCGCCCGCAGCCCTCAGCCCCTGTTGAGCTGCCTCCTGCTCGAGGCGGACAAGGGTGGGTTGCGCGTGACCGGAACCGACCTCGACGTGACCACCGCGGTGCGCGTTCCCGCCGAGGTGAAGACGCCCGGCAAGGTCGCAGTGTCGGCGCGTCATTTCCACGAGGTGGTGCGCAAGATTCCGAAGGGCACGCTCACGATCGGCATCGAGGGCGGCCAGTGTGAGGTTCGCTACGGCGATGGGAAAGGCTGGTCGCGATTCCCGGTTCAGGACGCGGCGGAGTTCCCGCGCGTACCGGATCTCAAGGCCGACGGCGCGGTGACGCTCGAGGGCGACGCGCTGTCGCGCCTGCTCGCGCGCACTGCCTACGCCGCGTCCACCGACGAAGTGCGCCCTCAGCTCAACGGCGTGCTGGTGCAGGGCGGCGAGAAGGCGCTCACAGTGGTGGCCACCGACGGTCACCGGCTGGCGCGCGCCACGCGCAAGGGCGCGTTCGGCGGGCTCGGCAAGGATGGCGTGATCGTTCCAAGCCGCGCGCTCCAGACCGTCAGCCGCACCGCCGAGGAAGCGACGAGCCCGGTGACCGTCGAGATCGCCGCCGGGAAGAATCAGGCGGGATTCTCGGCGCAGGTCGGCGAATATCGCGTGCAGATCTTCACGCGCCTGCTCGAAGGACCGTATCCCAACTACGACCAGGTCATTCCGCGCGACAATCCGCGCGATCTTCAGGTGCGTCGCCAGGACCTCATGGAAGCGGTCGACATCGTGGCGTCGCATGCGGACAACATCACGCGACAGGTGCGTTTCTCGGTTCGCTCCGGCAAGCTCGGCGTCTCCTCCGCCACCGAGCTGGGAGCTGGAGAGCATCAAATCGAAGCGCAGTACCGCGGAGAGGACATGGAGATCGGCTACAACGCCACCTACCTGCTGGACATCCTGCGTAGTTTGCCCACGGAGCAGGTGGTCTTTCGCTTGAAGACCGCGCTGTCGGCCGGCGTCATCGAGCCGCTCGGCGAGCTTCCTCAGGCGGAGGAAGAGCTGTTGTGCCTGATCATGCCGCTGCGCCTGCCCGACGCGGCGGGGTAGCGGTGGAGTCGTTGCAGAGTGCCTTGCAGCGCGCGCTGGCCGGGCGCGGGCTGGGAGGGGAACTGCGAGGCTGGGAAGCGGTGGATCGGTGGGCCGCGGTGGTGGGACCGCGGATCGCCGGCCACAGCCGCGCGGTGGCCTTTCGGCGGGGCACGCTGATCGTCGAGGTGGACGGCTCGGCATGGATGCATGAGCTCGGGGTCCTCAAGCGCCAATTGATGCGGACGCTCAACCGCGAGCTGGTCCCAAACACCGTTCGCGAGCTGCGTTTCGTCGTCCCTGGCGGAGGGAACCTGCGGTGATCACCGGAAAGGAAGAAGGC
This genomic interval from Candidatus Sulfotelmatobacter sp. contains the following:
- the dnaA gene encoding chromosomal replication initiator protein DnaA, translating into MAVQSLPVEGTERLWAQVLSLVQDRIGSAQTFDTWFRPITPRVMGPTLVELEVPNAFFVDWIHEHHLPMLRDCLASVFGAAPEVRLLPCEIESGAAPPPPLPRPPVERARPARGWLDSQLNPRHTFETFIVGGGNRFTHAACVAVAERPAEDYNPLFIFAGSGLGKTHLLHAIGHEVRARHADARVTYVPAERFTNEMIYAIQHGQTLAFRNKYRNVDVLLIDDIQFLAGKESTQEEFFYTFNTLRDAHKQIVVTADKPPKDIPMLEERLTSRFNQGLITDVKHPDVETRIAILRNRCALEGDGLHLADDILLLIADRIRTNIRDLEGCLVRLMAVASLTQQEITPDLAEEVLQQYVHPEPDHTTPERILTTVAERYSVRVDALCGKRRTRNIVLPRQVAMYLARQLTDLSLVEIGRMFGGRDHTTVLYACEKVGGMISADPSFADRINGVISTLASG
- the dnaN gene encoding DNA polymerase III subunit beta, giving the protein MSPSAGTASAPGTSGRTSTSQPNGKDEIQLSIQQGDLAFAVSRALASVSARSPQPLLSCLLLEADKGGLRVTGTDLDVTTAVRVPAEVKTPGKVAVSARHFHEVVRKIPKGTLTIGIEGGQCEVRYGDGKGWSRFPVQDAAEFPRVPDLKADGAVTLEGDALSRLLARTAYAASTDEVRPQLNGVLVQGGEKALTVVATDGHRLARATRKGAFGGLGKDGVIVPSRALQTVSRTAEEATSPVTVEIAAGKNQAGFSAQVGEYRVQIFTRLLEGPYPNYDQVIPRDNPRDLQVRRQDLMEAVDIVASHADNITRQVRFSVRSGKLGVSSATELGAGEHQIEAQYRGEDMEIGYNATYLLDILRSLPTEQVVFRLKTALSAGVIEPLGELPQAEEELLCLIMPLRLPDAAG
- a CDS encoding DUF721 domain-containing protein, coding for MESLQSALQRALAGRGLGGELRGWEAVDRWAAVVGPRIAGHSRAVAFRRGTLIVEVDGSAWMHELGVLKRQLMRTLNRELVPNTVRELRFVVPGGGNLR